A genomic segment from Dethiosulfovibrio russensis encodes:
- a CDS encoding glycerol dehydrogenase yields the protein MQKILIAPGRYVQGAGACSQSGAQVAKLGKKALVIGGKRGLGAVEKTMKESFEANGVAFIKESFGGECCFKEIDRVASVAKDKGADFIVSVGGGKAHDTGKMAAFKLGIPVVVVPTIAATDAPCSALSVVYSEEGVFESYEFPPSPDMVIVDTEIVAKAPTRLLVSGMGDALATWFEAEACYKTRASNMPGGAATEAAMALARLCYDQLLEYGYEAKLACDADIVTPALERIVEANTLLSGMGFESGGLAAAHAIHNGMTAIEEMHQMYHGEKVAFGTLTQLVLQDSPREILEDVLDFCTSVGLPITLGQLGLKDPTPEKIMAAAEMATSEGETIHNQPCKVTASDVANAMIAADALGRSWLALDKP from the coding sequence GTGCAGAAAATACTTATCGCTCCCGGTAGGTACGTCCAGGGAGCCGGCGCTTGCTCGCAGTCCGGTGCTCAGGTGGCAAAGCTTGGAAAGAAGGCTTTGGTCATAGGGGGCAAGAGAGGACTAGGGGCAGTCGAGAAGACCATGAAGGAGAGTTTCGAGGCCAACGGAGTGGCTTTCATCAAGGAGTCCTTCGGTGGAGAGTGTTGTTTCAAGGAAATCGACAGGGTAGCTTCCGTAGCCAAGGATAAAGGTGCCGATTTCATCGTCAGCGTGGGAGGCGGCAAGGCCCACGATACGGGTAAGATGGCCGCTTTCAAGCTGGGGATCCCGGTGGTTGTGGTTCCCACCATAGCGGCTACCGATGCTCCATGCAGCGCTCTATCCGTGGTATATTCCGAGGAAGGTGTCTTCGAGAGTTATGAGTTTCCACCCAGTCCCGATATGGTCATAGTCGATACGGAGATAGTGGCTAAGGCTCCGACCCGTCTTTTGGTCTCCGGGATGGGAGATGCTCTGGCCACGTGGTTCGAGGCCGAGGCCTGTTACAAGACCAGAGCTTCCAATATGCCCGGAGGAGCCGCTACGGAGGCGGCCATGGCCCTGGCTAGGCTCTGTTACGATCAGTTGCTTGAGTATGGCTACGAGGCTAAGCTGGCTTGCGATGCCGATATCGTGACTCCAGCCTTGGAACGAATCGTCGAGGCCAATACACTGCTTTCCGGTATGGGGTTCGAGAGTGGAGGGCTGGCGGCTGCTCACGCTATCCATAACGGAATGACTGCGATAGAGGAGATGCACCAGATGTATCACGGAGAGAAGGTCGCCTTCGGAACCCTTACTCAGCTGGTCCTTCAGGATTCCCCCAGAGAGATTCTGGAGGATGTGCTGGATTTCTGCACCTCCGTAGGGCTCCCGATCACTCTGGGCCAGCTTGGATTGAAGGACCCCACTCCCGAAAAGATAATGGCGGCTGCCGAGATGGCTACTTCCGAAGGGGAGACGATACACAACCAACCCTGCAAGGTTACCGCATCCGATGTCGCCAACGCCATGATAGCCGCCGATGCCCTTGGGCGCAGCTGGCTTGCCCTGGATAAACCCTGA
- a CDS encoding glycosyltransferase: MKIYPNLPSIEDYEQYIGSEATERIAAKAEKLRGRKVVHINSTYYGGGVAELLNAMTVLMNNAGIETGWRVIVGSPDFFGVTKKMHNALQGAEINLSDRKDEIYESVVEQNSVRMHLEHDFVVVHDPQPLPLIHHYRKRGPWIWVCHVDLSHPNGELWRYLRPTIEKYDGAVVSLPEYRQELDTPLRFIKPAIDPFSIKNRVMTEEEIDERLDHYGIPRDLPIVAQVSRFDRWKDPQGVIKAFEKVRKEEGATLVLLGNTATDDPEGMELYTSLLDHKDDRIVLLSVEDTALVNAVQSKAAVVVQKSLREGFGLTVTEAMWKGTPVIGGNVGGIRHQIDDGVNGYLVDTVDQASDRIIKLLRDEKLRNSMGEKGKEKVRKNFLMTRYLEDYLDLFLSFRCKYTLSD, translated from the coding sequence ATGAAAATATATCCTAATTTACCATCCATAGAGGACTACGAACAGTACATCGGATCGGAGGCTACGGAACGTATAGCGGCGAAAGCGGAGAAACTTCGCGGAAGAAAAGTCGTTCACATAAACTCCACATACTATGGAGGAGGAGTGGCGGAGCTGCTGAACGCAATGACCGTCCTGATGAACAACGCCGGGATAGAGACGGGATGGCGAGTTATAGTAGGATCCCCGGACTTCTTCGGGGTAACCAAAAAGATGCATAATGCCCTTCAGGGTGCAGAGATCAACCTAAGCGACAGGAAAGACGAGATCTACGAGTCGGTCGTGGAGCAAAACTCGGTCCGAATGCACCTGGAACACGATTTCGTGGTAGTCCACGACCCTCAACCTCTACCTCTCATACACCATTACAGAAAGAGAGGTCCCTGGATATGGGTCTGCCATGTCGATCTGTCCCACCCCAACGGAGAACTGTGGAGATACCTCAGACCGACCATAGAGAAATACGACGGAGCGGTGGTATCCCTTCCCGAGTATCGACAGGAACTAGACACTCCTCTAAGGTTCATAAAGCCGGCCATAGATCCCTTTTCCATAAAAAACCGGGTTATGACGGAGGAGGAAATCGACGAAAGACTGGACCACTACGGAATACCTAGGGATCTCCCTATAGTGGCACAGGTATCCAGGTTCGATCGATGGAAGGATCCCCAAGGGGTCATAAAAGCCTTCGAGAAAGTACGAAAAGAGGAAGGAGCGACCCTGGTTCTTTTGGGAAATACCGCCACGGACGACCCTGAGGGTATGGAGCTCTACACCTCCCTTCTGGACCATAAAGACGACAGGATAGTCCTGCTGAGCGTCGAGGACACCGCACTAGTCAACGCCGTACAGAGCAAAGCGGCCGTCGTGGTCCAGAAATCCCTGAGGGAGGGATTCGGACTTACCGTCACCGAGGCCATGTGGAAGGGAACTCCCGTGATAGGCGGCAACGTAGGTGGCATAAGACACCAGATAGACGACGGAGTCAACGGCTATCTGGTAGACACGGTCGATCAGGCCTCCGACAGGATAATCAAGCTTCTGAGGGACGAAAAACTCAGAAATTCCATGGGCGAAAAGGGCAAAGAAAAGGTCAGAAAGAACTTCCTCATGACGAGATATCTAGAGGACTACCTGGACCTTTTCCTCTCGTTCCGATGCAAATACACTTTATCCGACTGA
- the cbiB gene encoding adenosylcobinamide-phosphate synthase CbiB, with amino-acid sequence MIFDLISLAVAVLWDVSLGEPSNAVHPVCWMGSFVDFLWRKRPGRCLFPYGCLIVLSGISLVMVVVSAVYSLSLVFSLPISVWFLKGTFSLSGLLEAGGSIDRALKSGDLSRGRRLLGYHLVSRDTSKLSSSEVAGAAIESLAENFGDGLVAPLFFFALFGLPGALVYRFVNTCDSMLGYRGGDFESGGKFAARLDDLLNWIPSRLASLLILAGAAIVGANWRGGAISALRDHGRTSSPNAGWPMAAMAGVLSVVLDKRGVYRLNLSGRRPVSKDLREAMSILMVAQGLALALFFMWICAGAL; translated from the coding sequence ATGATCTTCGATCTCATATCGCTGGCCGTGGCCGTTCTGTGGGATGTTTCTCTGGGGGAGCCTTCAAACGCCGTTCATCCGGTATGCTGGATGGGATCTTTCGTCGATTTCCTCTGGAGAAAGAGACCTGGAAGATGTCTGTTCCCTTATGGGTGTCTCATAGTCTTGTCCGGTATTTCTTTGGTCATGGTTGTGGTGTCGGCTGTGTATAGTCTGTCTCTCGTGTTTTCCTTGCCTATTTCCGTCTGGTTTCTGAAGGGGACTTTCTCCCTTAGTGGTTTGCTGGAGGCGGGAGGATCTATCGACCGGGCCCTGAAATCCGGCGATTTAAGCCGGGGCAGACGCCTTCTGGGATATCATCTGGTTAGCAGAGATACCTCTAAACTTTCTTCCTCCGAGGTAGCAGGGGCCGCGATCGAATCGCTGGCGGAAAACTTCGGCGACGGCCTGGTTGCCCCTCTCTTTTTCTTCGCTCTTTTCGGGCTTCCCGGGGCTTTAGTATATCGTTTCGTAAATACCTGCGACTCGATGTTGGGATACCGTGGAGGGGATTTCGAGTCGGGGGGCAAGTTCGCCGCTAGACTGGACGACCTTTTGAACTGGATTCCCTCCAGGCTGGCTTCTCTCCTGATTTTGGCTGGGGCCGCTATCGTAGGAGCCAACTGGAGGGGCGGCGCGATCTCGGCCTTAAGGGATCACGGTAGGACCAGTAGCCCTAACGCCGGTTGGCCTATGGCCGCCATGGCAGGAGTTCTGTCGGTCGTCTTGGATAAAAGAGGGGTGTATCGTTTGAATCTTTCAGGAAGAAGGCCCGTGTCGAAGGACCTTAGAGAGGCGATGTCCATTCTCATGGTAGCTCAAGGTCTGGCTCTAGCCTTATTTTTTATGTGGATATGTGCAGGTGCGTTATGA
- the otsB gene encoding trehalose-phosphatase, with translation MDITRNCLVMTDYDGTLAPFVSDRDKAEPWPGVVETLEALACPVVVITGRDPEEVKKLLSIQRPIDIYGEHGSVHLSSNGERRTLISPDSKTLNTLERLTKGLPAKAVEKKTTAIAIHLRNIDEKSRDKAMEVVSLWRKALPIDSWIIDRFDGGFEAKQRGKDKGNAVSSILNKFPHRPACYLGDDKTDEDAFRSLSGRGLSILVSDREKDTEAAIRLHPPEEVLAFFKTLEKKLKGYRR, from the coding sequence ATGGATATAACCCGAAATTGCCTGGTGATGACCGATTACGACGGCACTCTAGCCCCTTTCGTATCCGACAGAGACAAGGCAGAACCCTGGCCGGGAGTGGTGGAGACTCTGGAGGCCCTTGCCTGTCCGGTAGTCGTAATCACCGGAAGGGACCCCGAAGAGGTGAAGAAACTCCTCTCCATACAACGTCCTATAGATATATACGGAGAGCACGGATCCGTCCATCTCTCATCAAACGGAGAGAGACGGACCTTGATATCCCCGGACTCGAAAACCCTGAACACACTGGAGAGATTGACTAAGGGGCTACCAGCGAAAGCCGTGGAGAAAAAAACCACGGCCATCGCCATCCACCTGCGAAATATCGACGAAAAATCGCGGGATAAAGCCATGGAAGTGGTTTCCCTGTGGAGAAAGGCTCTCCCCATCGATAGCTGGATCATAGACCGTTTCGACGGAGGCTTCGAAGCCAAGCAGAGAGGTAAGGATAAGGGAAACGCTGTGTCATCGATACTGAACAAATTTCCACACAGACCGGCGTGCTACTTGGGAGACGATAAAACCGACGAGGACGCTTTTCGCTCCCTGTCGGGGAGAGGACTTTCCATACTGGTCTCCGACAGAGAGAAAGACACAGAAGCGGCTATCCGACTCCATCCGCCGGAGGAAGTCCTGGCCTTTTTCAAGACTCTGGAGAAAAAGCTCAAAGGTTACAGGAGGTGA
- a CDS encoding cobyric acid synthase has translation MKAKTLMLQGTSSDVGKSVLATGLCRIFYRMGYSVVPFKAQNMALNSYVTMEGGEMGRAQVDQARAAGMEPSVDMNPVLLKPEGNSRSQVVVMGRPMVTLSAMDYHSRKVELWRSVTDSLDRLGERHDLIVIEGAGSPAEINLKANDIVNMRVARHLGSPVLLVGDIDRGGVFASLYGTLALLEEEERDLVRGFIINKFRGDLSLVGSGLDMLLNLTGKPTLGVIPYLNDLGVAQEDSVFLEEHDRLSRGSLDLVAIRYPRTSNYDDLDALAMEPDVGVRLVDSPCDMGRPDGIILPGSKSTVSDLLWMRENGLEAEILALAGSGVPVVGICGGFQMMGRTILDGDRVESSDERVRGMGLLDSVTSFKAEKRTVRTKGTVQGKLGFFGEVQGIDVEGYEIHMGRTDSPMKDGLFLLENGDLDGASDPEGLHWGTYLHGVFDLPDFRRSWLRSIGWRESGQGISLEQHRNRAFDRLADHMEEHMDMGELRRIVGL, from the coding sequence ATGAAAGCCAAGACCCTGATGTTGCAGGGAACCTCCTCCGATGTAGGTAAAAGCGTTCTCGCCACCGGGCTGTGTAGAATTTTTTACAGGATGGGGTATTCGGTGGTCCCCTTCAAGGCCCAGAATATGGCTTTGAATTCCTACGTGACCATGGAGGGAGGAGAGATGGGGCGGGCCCAGGTAGACCAGGCCAGAGCTGCCGGAATGGAGCCCTCGGTGGATATGAACCCGGTGTTGCTAAAACCGGAGGGCAATTCCAGGTCTCAGGTGGTGGTGATGGGACGGCCGATGGTGACATTGTCCGCCATGGACTATCACTCGAGAAAGGTGGAGCTTTGGCGTTCCGTTACCGACTCTTTGGATCGTCTTGGCGAACGACACGATCTTATAGTGATCGAGGGCGCTGGCAGTCCGGCTGAGATCAACCTCAAGGCCAACGACATAGTCAACATGAGGGTGGCCAGACATCTAGGCTCTCCGGTTCTTCTCGTGGGGGATATCGACAGAGGAGGGGTTTTCGCCTCCCTCTACGGCACTTTGGCACTGCTTGAGGAAGAGGAGAGAGATCTGGTCCGAGGATTTATCATAAACAAATTCAGAGGCGATCTTTCCTTGGTCGGATCAGGTCTGGACATGCTCCTGAACCTGACGGGGAAACCTACTTTAGGAGTTATCCCCTATCTTAACGACCTCGGGGTAGCTCAAGAGGACTCTGTTTTTCTGGAGGAGCACGACAGGCTTTCCCGAGGAAGCTTGGACTTGGTGGCAATAAGGTATCCCAGGACCTCCAACTACGACGATCTGGACGCTTTGGCCATGGAGCCCGATGTCGGAGTTCGCTTGGTGGATTCCCCCTGCGATATGGGTAGGCCTGACGGGATAATACTACCGGGTAGCAAGAGCACCGTGTCCGATCTGCTTTGGATGAGGGAAAACGGTCTGGAGGCGGAGATCCTGGCCTTGGCGGGATCTGGCGTGCCGGTCGTCGGGATATGCGGAGGTTTTCAGATGATGGGAAGGACCATTTTGGATGGAGACCGAGTGGAGAGCTCCGATGAACGTGTAAGGGGCATGGGGCTTCTCGACTCGGTGACGTCCTTTAAGGCTGAAAAGAGGACGGTTCGGACCAAAGGGACGGTCCAGGGGAAGCTGGGTTTTTTTGGAGAAGTTCAGGGGATCGATGTGGAAGGATACGAGATACATATGGGACGGACCGATTCGCCTATGAAGGACGGGCTGTTTCTCCTGGAGAACGGCGACCTTGACGGTGCATCGGATCCCGAAGGGCTCCATTGGGGCACCTATCTTCACGGGGTGTTCGATTTGCCAGATTTCAGACGATCGTGGCTTAGATCAATCGGTTGGAGGGAGTCCGGCCAGGGGATTTCTCTTGAACAGCACAGGAACAGGGCTTTTGATCGTCTAGCCGACCATATGGAAGAGCACATGGATATGGGCGAACTCAGGCGCATAGTGGGGCTATGA
- a CDS encoding pyridoxal phosphate-dependent aminotransferase gives MIPRPVSDLDGLGPVVHGGINRGKLDSMGLGVDDILDFSVSINPLPPHEDVLKASRSAELDIYPDRSAWELRERLSDLHGVDSSRVLVTNGASQAIWLVSMAYLRSGRNTSVVVPVYGEYIQAASALGASVYLWDFGDFMTGDSSGFSRSLHDRIRIEPPEVLWICSPNNPTGYALSRSQIESILDICKVGPTMVVLDEAYRNFMEDPPDLEDLLDTGRLLILRSMTKDYGLPGIRLGYVLGSSDSISAMEKVQPDWSVGAQAQAVGVALLQNREHYERQWELLRIEKKRLSDGLKRIGVTVIFGEGNFLLCRHRRWSELKTYLWNKRIQLRDCGSFGLKNYFRIGIKNVDMDDLLLKEISSFLLGEEAFS, from the coding sequence ATGATCCCTAGACCGGTATCGGATCTCGACGGATTGGGGCCGGTGGTTCACGGCGGAATAAACCGTGGAAAGCTGGACTCCATGGGGTTGGGTGTCGATGATATCCTGGATTTCAGCGTCTCGATCAATCCCCTGCCACCTCACGAGGATGTTTTGAAGGCGTCTCGTTCCGCTGAGTTGGATATCTATCCCGACAGGTCCGCCTGGGAGTTGAGGGAAAGACTATCCGATCTTCACGGGGTGGACAGTTCCAGGGTTTTGGTCACCAACGGAGCCTCCCAAGCGATATGGCTGGTGTCTATGGCATATTTGAGATCCGGCAGGAATACCTCTGTCGTGGTTCCGGTCTACGGCGAATATATTCAGGCGGCTTCCGCTCTGGGAGCCTCGGTTTACCTATGGGATTTCGGAGATTTTATGACAGGCGATTCCTCTGGTTTTAGCCGTTCGCTTCACGACAGAATCCGAATTGAACCTCCTGAGGTGCTATGGATCTGTTCTCCCAATAACCCAACGGGATACGCCCTTTCAAGGTCGCAGATCGAGTCCATCCTGGATATATGTAAGGTCGGTCCGACCATGGTAGTCCTAGACGAAGCCTATCGCAATTTCATGGAGGATCCTCCTGATTTGGAGGATCTTCTCGACACAGGCAGGCTCCTCATACTGAGATCCATGACTAAGGACTACGGTTTACCTGGCATCAGGCTGGGGTATGTCCTGGGTTCCTCGGATTCCATATCGGCAATGGAGAAGGTCCAGCCTGACTGGAGCGTGGGGGCCCAGGCCCAGGCTGTGGGGGTGGCTCTTCTGCAGAACCGGGAGCATTACGAACGACAGTGGGAGCTTTTGAGAATAGAGAAGAAGAGGCTATCCGACGGTCTGAAACGGATTGGCGTAACGGTGATCTTCGGAGAGGGCAACTTCCTGCTCTGTCGTCATCGTCGTTGGTCCGAACTCAAAACGTATCTGTGGAACAAGAGGATACAGCTCAGGGACTGCGGTTCCTTCGGGCTGAAAAATTATTTCAGGATAGGTATAAAAAACGTCGATATGGACGATCTGCTTCTAAAGGAAATATCGTCTTTTTTGCTCGGAGAGGAGGCTTTTAGCTGA
- a CDS encoding alpha,alpha-trehalose-phosphate synthase (UDP-forming) gives MDIEGKNRRLVVVSNRLPVKLNHSKGVWEGKPGSGGLVTALSPLLRHRGGLWVGWPGNREPAPLGAIRNLLGPLSEEWGFRLTPVILSEKDVDSHYYGFSNAILWPLFHGLQSRCCFENRFYRSFISVNDKFAKVLAKHTAPNDFIWIHDYQLIPLGDRLSRLGLNRSTGFFLHIPFPSPDIFFKLPWREEILSAMMSYRLIGFQTPRDRRHFSECLRQLDRSTKQRGHGRIVELHSMGKRVLTGALPIGIDFREFSDMSKGPESVERMGHLKKELGNRFLFLGVDRLDYTKGLPNKLRAFELMLRRTPSLREKVVLYQIVIPSREEISEYKELKTEIELLVSRINGEFATLDWTPVVYRYRPMERNDLVSLYSASDAIVVTSVQDGMNLVCKEYCASHWDNRGTVILSEFAGAARQFKDGALLINPYSDEQTADAMERAFSMDENEKRHRMSKLRRIVKRQDIFWWTDKFLKASYGTGLKDWPYRELPSITGIQQRN, from the coding sequence ATGGATATAGAGGGAAAAAATCGCCGATTGGTAGTAGTCTCCAACAGACTCCCGGTAAAGCTCAACCACTCCAAGGGAGTCTGGGAGGGCAAACCCGGTTCGGGAGGATTGGTTACCGCTCTGAGCCCGTTGCTGAGGCATCGTGGAGGGCTCTGGGTCGGATGGCCCGGAAACAGGGAACCGGCCCCTCTGGGAGCTATACGAAACCTTCTAGGCCCCCTATCCGAGGAATGGGGATTCCGTCTCACCCCGGTGATACTGTCCGAGAAAGACGTAGACAGCCACTATTACGGGTTTTCCAACGCCATATTATGGCCGCTGTTCCATGGGCTACAGAGTAGATGCTGCTTCGAGAACAGATTCTACCGATCCTTCATATCGGTAAACGATAAATTCGCCAAGGTCCTCGCCAAACACACCGCGCCTAACGACTTCATCTGGATCCACGACTATCAACTGATACCCCTCGGAGACAGACTATCCCGACTGGGACTTAACCGATCGACAGGATTTTTCCTCCACATACCCTTTCCCTCGCCGGATATATTCTTCAAACTTCCCTGGAGAGAGGAAATCCTCTCTGCCATGATGTCCTACAGATTGATAGGGTTCCAGACTCCCAGAGATAGAAGGCACTTCTCCGAATGTCTACGCCAGCTGGATCGCAGCACCAAACAGAGAGGACACGGTCGAATAGTGGAGCTCCACTCCATGGGTAAAAGAGTCCTGACAGGAGCCCTCCCGATCGGGATAGACTTCAGGGAGTTCTCCGATATGTCGAAAGGCCCCGAGTCAGTAGAGAGGATGGGACACCTCAAGAAAGAACTTGGGAACCGTTTTCTGTTTCTGGGGGTGGACAGACTCGACTACACCAAAGGTCTACCCAACAAACTCAGGGCTTTCGAGTTGATGTTGCGCAGGACCCCTTCCCTCAGGGAAAAAGTCGTTCTGTATCAGATAGTGATACCCAGCAGAGAGGAGATCTCCGAGTATAAAGAGCTCAAGACCGAGATAGAACTTCTGGTCAGCCGGATAAACGGAGAGTTCGCTACTCTCGACTGGACTCCCGTCGTATACCGCTATCGTCCTATGGAGAGAAACGACCTTGTCTCCCTCTACTCCGCCTCCGACGCCATCGTAGTGACCTCCGTCCAGGACGGCATGAACCTGGTGTGCAAGGAGTATTGCGCCTCCCACTGGGACAACCGGGGAACCGTGATCCTCAGCGAATTCGCAGGAGCCGCAAGACAGTTCAAGGACGGCGCCCTCTTGATAAATCCCTACAGTGACGAGCAGACCGCCGATGCCATGGAAAGGGCCTTTTCCATGGACGAAAACGAAAAGAGACACAGGATGTCCAAGCTCAGAAGGATCGTCAAGAGGCAGGACATATTCTGGTGGACCGATAAATTCCTAAAGGCATCCTACGGCACGGGGTTAAAAGACTGGCCCTACAGGGAACTTCCCTCTATCACCGGAATCCAGCAACGAAATTGA
- the cobS gene encoding adenosylcobinamide-GDP ribazoletransferase, translating to MRFLLALSFLTCIPVSLKRPMTEEDLGHATRWFPLVGAVIGLILLCVFRISSSVWGAYVAGASTLAVWAALTRGLHLDGLADTFDGLGGGVTKERALEIMKDSRIGTFGAVAIFCLLTLKLAVLSSMGPELSEWIFVAPVLSRWSMVLAVAGFSTARKNGLGRRFKSYCGVTEMMFASSLALVPVVAITGWMGLAVMGGAGLTMWSVGHRISSFLGGLTGDSYGCICEVVELFVLMSGTAVASL from the coding sequence ATGAGGTTTCTGTTGGCCCTGTCTTTTCTGACATGCATCCCGGTTTCGTTGAAAAGGCCTATGACTGAGGAGGATCTGGGTCACGCTACGAGATGGTTCCCTCTGGTAGGCGCCGTTATAGGCTTGATCCTATTGTGTGTTTTCCGTATCTCCTCATCCGTATGGGGTGCCTATGTGGCAGGAGCCTCCACCCTGGCGGTGTGGGCCGCCTTGACCAGAGGGCTGCATCTGGACGGCCTGGCCGATACGTTCGACGGACTAGGCGGCGGAGTCACTAAAGAGAGGGCACTGGAGATCATGAAGGACAGTCGGATAGGAACCTTCGGTGCCGTGGCGATATTCTGTCTCCTTACGTTGAAGCTGGCCGTTCTGTCGTCTATGGGGCCCGAGCTATCAGAATGGATCTTCGTGGCTCCCGTCCTATCCAGGTGGTCCATGGTTCTGGCCGTCGCAGGTTTCTCTACCGCCCGTAAAAACGGTTTGGGACGCCGTTTCAAGTCCTATTGTGGGGTTACCGAGATGATGTTTGCCTCGTCTTTGGCTCTCGTCCCGGTTGTCGCCATCACGGGATGGATGGGGCTGGCCGTCATGGGTGGTGCGGGATTGACGATGTGGTCCGTGGGACATAGGATTTCCTCCTTTCTCGGGGGCCTAACGGGAGACAGCTACGGCTGTATCTGCGAGGTCGTGGAGCTTTTCGTCCTGATGTCCGGTACTGCCGTGGCGTCTCTTTAG
- the cobU gene encoding bifunctional adenosylcobinamide kinase/adenosylcobinamide-phosphate guanylyltransferase: protein MGNIVLVLGGARSGKSGFAQSLISDQERHCLRTSVFYVATAGIEDDEMARRVARHRADRPDRWKTLEAQNDVVGTLEEIPSKSIVLLDCVTMMVTNLMFSRRTEWDGLSMEDERSVEQFVLGEVDRMLEVFRRRDISAVLVSNEVGQGLVPPYPLGRIFRDIAGWANQRIAKEADSVYLITAGIPQIIKEATS from the coding sequence ATGGGAAATATAGTTTTGGTGTTGGGAGGAGCTAGAAGCGGTAAAAGCGGATTTGCCCAGAGCTTGATATCCGACCAGGAAAGACATTGTCTTCGAACTTCCGTCTTTTATGTAGCCACCGCCGGGATAGAGGACGATGAGATGGCTCGTCGGGTCGCCCGTCACAGGGCGGATCGTCCGGATAGATGGAAGACCTTGGAGGCCCAAAACGACGTGGTGGGAACGCTTGAGGAAATTCCTTCGAAAAGTATAGTCCTTTTGGACTGCGTTACAATGATGGTTACCAACCTCATGTTTTCTCGTAGAACAGAATGGGACGGTCTCTCTATGGAGGACGAGAGGTCGGTAGAGCAGTTCGTGCTGGGAGAGGTGGACCGTATGTTGGAGGTATTTAGACGACGGGATATTTCCGCCGTTCTGGTCTCGAACGAGGTGGGGCAGGGGTTGGTGCCTCCCTATCCTCTGGGGAGAATCTTCCGGGATATTGCGGGATGGGCTAATCAGAGGATCGCAAAGGAAGCCGATAGCGTCTATCTTATAACCGCCGGTATCCCCCAGATCATCAAGGAGGCTACGTCATGA
- a CDS encoding GHMP family kinase ATP-binding protein — protein MRALVSCPGTCGELYQGWPGGICSLISCPIDRTTYMEVEVNPGTGEISVPEGMDKTGDVLGLASNLWRCRHLDVSVRSFRRLPVSRGYASSTADMISALYGLAVCIDRIVSPEEVTEMAVAIEPSDGIAWSELVLLDHRSLSNYTVISEVPPLKVVLFDPEEEVDTVEFNRRVHPLEGVDYDGILHDLIGALIKEDWIALGRSVTASARANQDVLFKPCLEELIDVALSDGALGVTVAHSGSICGVLYPPDADPLWADLPWPDGVGTPRLAKMVPGGVHVLGVAR, from the coding sequence ATGAGGGCTCTGGTATCCTGTCCCGGAACCTGCGGAGAACTCTATCAGGGATGGCCCGGAGGAATCTGCAGTTTGATATCGTGTCCTATAGACAGAACCACCTATATGGAGGTGGAGGTTAACCCTGGAACGGGCGAGATATCAGTCCCGGAGGGAATGGATAAGACCGGGGATGTCCTTGGGCTGGCCTCAAACCTTTGGCGATGTCGACATCTGGATGTGTCTGTCCGTAGTTTTAGAAGACTGCCGGTATCCAGAGGATATGCCAGTAGCACCGCCGACATGATATCGGCACTGTACGGTCTTGCTGTCTGCATCGATAGGATCGTATCTCCCGAGGAAGTCACTGAGATGGCCGTGGCGATTGAACCCTCCGATGGAATCGCCTGGTCTGAACTGGTGTTGTTGGATCATCGTTCATTATCGAATTATACGGTTATCTCGGAGGTCCCCCCTTTGAAGGTGGTTCTCTTCGATCCGGAGGAAGAGGTGGATACGGTGGAGTTCAACCGACGGGTCCATCCCTTAGAGGGAGTCGACTACGATGGGATACTTCACGATCTGATAGGTGCATTGATAAAAGAGGACTGGATCGCTTTGGGCAGATCCGTTACCGCCAGTGCCAGAGCGAATCAGGATGTTTTGTTCAAGCCCTGCCTGGAGGAGCTTATAGACGTGGCTTTGTCCGACGGAGCTTTAGGTGTGACCGTCGCCCACAGCGGGTCCATCTGTGGTGTGCTGTATCCTCCGGATGCGGATCCCCTTTGGGCTGATTTGCCCTGGCCCGACGGGGTTGGGACTCCTCGGCTTGCCAAAATGGTCCCCGGAGGAGTTCATGTGTTGGGGGTAGCTAGATGA